A section of the Bryobacteraceae bacterium genome encodes:
- a CDS encoding RND transporter: MWLVRLALRRPYTFVALALLIAILGVTAIVSMPVDIFPNIDIPVVSIVWSYGGISPEEMEKRIVTVFERAMTTTVNDIEHIESQSYPGVSVTRVYFQPNVRIDLAIAQITAISQTLLRIMPPGTFPPNILKYDASTVPILQLALSSDTLSEQEIFDYGLNFIRTQLATVQGASVPLPYGGRFRQVMVDLNPEALYARQLTAVDVSNALNLQNLILPSGQLRLENREYVVQLNSSPLRLEELNNLPVRTVNGATVLIRDIGQVRDGYAVQTNLVRLNGVRGTLLTVLKNGQASTLDIIARVKAALPKILAGLPSSLRVKEMFDQSIFVRAAIEGVLKEALLAALLTGLMILLFLGSWRSSLIISISIPLSILSSIIVLKLLGQTLNVMTLGGLALAIGILVDDATVEIENIHRNMAMRKPITRAVLDGAMQIVVPTFISTLSICIVFVPVLLLTGAARFLFTPLAAAVVFAMLASYTLSRTLVPTMAHHLLRQEEHLYRAGLHEDERGAGGPLHLIHLAFNRLFERLRAAYAGLLDWALDHHWTVIGVFFVFCAGSLALAPLVGQDFFPNVDAGQMRFHARAPAGTRLEETEQLFARIEAVVREVIPPANIEIITDNIGLPTGGINLAFGDSPTLGVSDGEILISLRGEDRLPVEEYEVQLRRRLRQEFPDVVFFFEPANMTTQILNFGLPAPIDVQVVGRNQQAAYRVAQQLAAEIERVPGAVDVHIHQVVDAPALLVNVDRARASQLGLTQRDVASSLLISLSSSGQVAPNQWLNPLTGVNYQVAVQTPIYRFQTLSDLLHTPIGANTGAVAVTTPDSLAGIAGAPASAVGTAASKTSAAYGNPGALPNRAQLLANLATVSRGRTMQIVNHYNVQPVFDVYANVSRTDLGSVVSAVEKIMRRHERNLPRGLSLVLRGQAQTMKESFFRLGLGVLGAIVLVYLLLVINFQSWLDPFIILMALPGALAGIVWALFLTRTTFNVPSLMGAIMTIGVATANSILLVVFANDEQLGGVPARQAVLAAGFTRMRPVLMTAGAMIIGMLPMAFGLGEGAEQNAPLGRAVIGGLFVATVSTLLAVPVIYSLLRKRPPVDRDAQIFLEEHEGELPPDESLS, translated from the coding sequence ATGTGGCTGGTTCGCCTCGCCCTGCGCCGTCCTTATACCTTCGTCGCGCTCGCCCTGCTGATCGCGATTCTCGGCGTCACGGCCATCGTGTCGATGCCGGTTGACATCTTCCCCAACATCGACATTCCGGTGGTCAGCATCGTCTGGAGCTACGGCGGCATCTCGCCCGAAGAGATGGAGAAACGCATCGTCACCGTCTTCGAGCGGGCGATGACCACGACGGTGAACGACATCGAGCACATCGAGTCGCAGAGCTACCCGGGCGTTTCGGTCACCCGCGTCTACTTCCAGCCCAACGTCAGGATCGACCTCGCCATCGCCCAGATCACAGCCATTTCCCAGACGCTGCTCCGCATCATGCCGCCGGGCACGTTTCCTCCAAACATCCTCAAGTACGACGCCTCCACCGTGCCCATTCTTCAGCTCGCCCTCAGCAGCGACACGCTGAGCGAGCAGGAGATCTTCGACTACGGCCTGAACTTCATCCGCACGCAGCTCGCCACCGTCCAGGGCGCCTCCGTGCCGCTGCCCTACGGGGGCCGCTTCCGCCAGGTGATGGTCGACCTCAACCCCGAGGCGCTCTACGCGAGGCAGCTCACCGCCGTGGACGTCTCCAACGCCCTGAATCTGCAAAACCTGATTTTGCCGAGCGGCCAGCTCCGGCTGGAAAACCGCGAATATGTCGTCCAGCTCAATTCCAGCCCTTTGCGGCTGGAGGAGCTCAACAACCTGCCGGTGCGCACGGTGAACGGCGCCACCGTCCTCATCAGGGACATTGGCCAGGTCCGCGACGGCTACGCAGTCCAGACCAACCTGGTCCGCCTCAACGGCGTGCGCGGAACCCTCCTGACCGTGCTGAAAAACGGCCAGGCCTCCACGCTGGACATCATCGCCAGGGTCAAGGCGGCGCTGCCGAAAATCCTCGCCGGACTGCCTTCGTCTCTCCGGGTCAAGGAGATGTTTGACCAGTCAATTTTTGTCCGGGCAGCCATTGAGGGCGTGCTCAAGGAAGCGCTGCTGGCGGCCCTGCTCACCGGCCTGATGATCCTGCTGTTCCTGGGCAGCTGGCGCAGCTCGCTCATCATTTCCATCTCCATTCCGCTGTCGATTCTCTCCTCGATCATCGTGCTGAAGCTGCTGGGGCAGACGCTGAACGTGATGACCCTCGGAGGGCTGGCGCTGGCCATCGGCATCCTGGTCGATGACGCTACCGTGGAAATCGAAAACATCCACCGCAACATGGCCATGCGCAAACCGATTACCCGCGCGGTGCTGGACGGGGCCATGCAGATTGTTGTGCCCACCTTCATTTCGACCCTCTCCATCTGCATCGTCTTCGTGCCGGTCCTGCTGCTCACCGGCGCCGCCAGGTTCCTTTTCACGCCGCTGGCGGCGGCCGTCGTGTTTGCCATGCTGGCCTCCTACACGCTTTCCAGAACGCTTGTGCCCACCATGGCCCACCACCTGCTCCGGCAGGAGGAGCACCTGTACCGCGCGGGCCTGCACGAAGATGAACGCGGGGCCGGCGGCCCGCTCCACCTCATCCATCTCGCCTTCAACCGCCTGTTCGAGCGGCTCCGCGCCGCCTACGCCGGCCTGCTGGACTGGGCGCTGGATCACCACTGGACCGTCATCGGCGTCTTCTTCGTTTTCTGCGCCGGCTCGCTGGCGCTGGCTCCGCTGGTCGGCCAGGACTTCTTCCCCAATGTCGACGCCGGCCAGATGCGATTTCACGCCCGAGCGCCCGCCGGCACGCGCCTGGAAGAGACCGAACAATTGTTCGCTCGCATCGAGGCCGTGGTCCGCGAGGTAATTCCGCCGGCCAATATCGAGATCATCACCGACAACATCGGCCTGCCCACCGGCGGCATCAACCTCGCCTTCGGCGACAGCCCCACCCTCGGCGTCAGCGATGGCGAGATCCTGATTTCACTCAGGGGCGAAGACCGCCTCCCGGTGGAGGAGTACGAGGTCCAGCTCCGCCGGCGCCTGCGTCAGGAGTTTCCTGACGTGGTCTTCTTCTTCGAGCCGGCCAACATGACGACGCAGATTCTCAATTTTGGCCTGCCCGCCCCGATCGACGTCCAGGTCGTGGGCCGCAATCAGCAGGCCGCCTACCGCGTGGCGCAGCAACTGGCCGCCGAGATCGAGCGCGTGCCGGGCGCCGTGGACGTGCACATCCACCAGGTCGTGGACGCCCCCGCGCTGCTTGTCAACGTAGATCGCGCCAGGGCCTCCCAGCTTGGACTCACACAGCGCGACGTCGCCAGCAGCCTGCTCATTTCGCTGAGCTCCAGCGGCCAGGTTGCGCCCAACCAGTGGCTCAACCCGCTCACCGGCGTCAACTACCAGGTGGCCGTGCAGACTCCCATCTACCGCTTCCAGACGTTGAGCGATCTGCTGCACACGCCCATCGGCGCCAACACCGGCGCGGTGGCGGTAACCACGCCCGATTCGCTGGCCGGCATCGCTGGCGCCCCAGCCAGCGCCGTCGGGACCGCAGCCAGCAAGACATCGGCCGCTTACGGCAACCCGGGCGCCCTGCCCAACCGCGCCCAGCTCCTTGCCAACCTCGCCACCGTCAGCCGCGGCCGCACCATGCAGATCGTCAACCACTACAACGTCCAGCCGGTCTTCGATGTCTACGCCAACGTGTCGCGCACTGACCTGGGCTCGGTCGTCTCCGCCGTCGAAAAGATCATGCGGCGCCACGAGCGCAACCTGCCCCGCGGCCTCTCGCTCGTCCTTCGCGGGCAGGCCCAGACGATGAAAGAGTCCTTCTTCCGCCTGGGCCTCGGCGTGCTTGGCGCCATCGTGCTTGTCTACCTGCTGCTGGTCATCAATTTTCAGTCCTGGCTCGATCCGTTCATCATCCTGATGGCGCTGCCGGGCGCGCTGGCCGGCATCGTCTGGGCGCTGTTCCTTACCCGGACGACATTCAACGTCCCCTCGCTGATGGGCGCCATCATGACCATCGGCGTGGCCACCGCCAACAGCATCCTTCTGGTCGTCTTTGCCAACGACGAACAGCTTGGCGGCGTTCCTGCCCGCCAGGCCGTGCTCGCGGCGGGCTTCACGCGCATGCGGCCGGTGCTGATGACCGCCGGGGCGATGATCATCGGCATGCTCCCGATGGCGTTCGGCCTCGGCGAGGGAGCTGAACAGAACGCTCCGCTCGGCCGCGCCGTCATCGGCGGCCTGTTTGTCGCCACCGTCTCCACGCTGCTCGCCGTCCCGGTCATTTACAGCCTGCTGCGCAAGCGGCCCCCGGTGGACCGCGACGCTCAGATCTTCCTGGAAGAGCATGAGGGCGAGCTGCCCCCGGACGAATCCCTCTCCTGA
- a CDS encoding secretion protein HlyD, whose product MSVQDPHPDAHLSPSREERLRLELEQLKEKRERILPHAETQLPPLVRPSRITVAALALMAAAGLAAAFVLGYLPRQKRLQQVLAESRSLGSAPPVVNVVRSAAAPAEITLELPGSVQAITEAPVLARADGYLKRRTVDIGDRVSAGQVLAEIDAPELEQQVAQARAALEQARAAQQQAAASLEQGRASLELARVTAERWSGLFLKGAVSRQENDQVQAQFRAQTASVQALERALAAAGRNVVAAEANLRRLESLRDYRIVRAPFDGIITLRNVDTGALISAGQTMLYRIAQVSALRVYINVPQTEAPDVRTGMPAQVTVTELPGHVFAGRIEHTSVALDPSSRTLLADVHVPNPGLKLMPGMFALVRLTVRRSHRPVLIPGDTVVLRSEGPMVAVVRDGRVHYQAISIARDDGHTMEVSAGLAPGELLAVNPGDAVKEGAAVEIRELPSRATSPAAEQPGARPGRQER is encoded by the coding sequence ATGAGTGTTCAAGATCCTCATCCCGATGCTCATCTGAGTCCGTCCCGCGAGGAACGGCTCCGGCTGGAACTGGAACAGTTGAAGGAGAAGCGCGAGCGGATCCTGCCGCATGCCGAAACCCAACTGCCCCCGCTGGTGCGCCCATCCCGCATCACCGTTGCCGCGCTTGCGCTGATGGCCGCGGCCGGGCTCGCCGCCGCTTTTGTCCTCGGATACCTGCCCCGGCAGAAGCGGCTCCAGCAGGTGCTGGCGGAAAGCCGCAGCCTGGGCTCGGCGCCGCCGGTGGTCAACGTGGTCCGCTCCGCTGCCGCGCCCGCCGAGATCACGCTCGAGCTGCCCGGTTCGGTGCAGGCCATCACCGAGGCGCCGGTGCTGGCCCGGGCCGACGGCTACCTGAAGCGCCGCACCGTCGACATCGGCGACCGCGTCTCGGCCGGCCAGGTGCTGGCCGAAATCGACGCGCCCGAACTCGAGCAGCAGGTCGCCCAGGCGCGCGCGGCGCTCGAACAGGCGCGCGCCGCCCAGCAGCAGGCCGCCGCCAGCCTGGAACAGGGTCGCGCCAGTCTCGAACTGGCTCGCGTGACCGCCGAACGCTGGAGCGGCCTGTTTCTGAAGGGCGCCGTCTCGCGGCAGGAAAACGACCAGGTGCAGGCGCAGTTCCGCGCCCAGACCGCGTCGGTGCAGGCCCTCGAAAGGGCGCTGGCTGCCGCCGGCCGCAACGTCGTCGCCGCCGAGGCCAATCTCCGCCGGCTCGAAAGCCTCCGGGACTACCGCATCGTCCGCGCTCCTTTCGACGGCATCATCACGCTGCGCAACGTGGACACGGGGGCGCTCATCAGCGCCGGCCAGACCATGCTGTATCGAATCGCCCAGGTCTCCGCCCTGCGGGTGTATATCAACGTCCCGCAGACAGAGGCCCCGGACGTCCGTACCGGCATGCCGGCGCAAGTCACCGTCACGGAACTCCCAGGCCACGTCTTTGCAGGCCGGATCGAGCACACCTCGGTTGCCCTCGATCCGTCCAGCCGCACCCTGCTGGCCGACGTGCACGTCCCCAACCCCGGCCTGAAGCTGATGCCCGGCATGTTTGCCCTTGTGCGGCTCACCGTGCGCCGCTCCCATCGGCCCGTGCTGATCCCGGGCGACACGGTCGTGCTGCGCTCTGAAGGGCCGATGGTCGCCGTCGTCCGCGATGGCCGCGTACACTACCAGGCCATTTCCATCGCCCGCGACGACGGCCACACGATGGAGGTCTCAGCCGGCCTTGCGCCCGGCGAGCTCCTCGCCGTCAACCCCGGCGACGCCGTGAAGGAGGGAGCAGCCGTTGAGATCCGCGAACTGCCCTCCCGCGCCACCAGCCCCGCTGCCGAACAGCCCGGTGCTCGTCCCGGCCGCCAGGAGCGTTGA
- the fliA gene encoding RNA polymerase sigma factor WhiG, with product MAAKATAAVTARKPAKPAETRLHKSRKETALERRDRVVMENLPLVKAIALRVHEGLPVHVELDDLVHAGILGLFDAATKYNPNKKVAFSSYAKHRIKGAILDSLRQMDWASRDLRRRHRQVEQVTRDLCALLQRQPTEDELAERLGVGISRWRQMALDLRNVGLISASSRAQDQEELPPPDYPGAPEMQPDHMCAREQMRQRLEEAMRTLPERYRKVVVLYYGNELTMKEIGGLLGINESRVSQIHKSALEKMAAALQQNGITSAHSF from the coding sequence ATGGCGGCAAAAGCGACAGCGGCTGTGACGGCGAGAAAACCGGCCAAGCCGGCGGAAACCCGTCTTCACAAAAGCAGAAAAGAGACGGCCCTCGAGCGCCGTGATCGGGTGGTAATGGAAAATCTGCCCCTGGTGAAGGCGATCGCGTTGCGCGTACATGAAGGGCTCCCGGTGCATGTGGAGCTGGACGACCTGGTTCATGCCGGCATTCTCGGCCTGTTTGATGCGGCCACCAAATACAACCCGAATAAGAAGGTGGCCTTTTCGAGTTATGCCAAGCACCGGATCAAGGGCGCAATCCTCGACAGCCTGCGCCAGATGGACTGGGCGTCACGCGATCTGCGCCGGCGCCACCGCCAGGTCGAGCAGGTAACCCGTGATCTCTGCGCGCTTCTTCAGCGCCAGCCCACCGAGGACGAATTGGCCGAACGGCTGGGCGTGGGCATTTCCCGATGGCGGCAGATGGCACTGGACCTCCGCAATGTCGGGCTGATTTCCGCTTCCAGCCGCGCCCAGGATCAGGAAGAGTTGCCGCCCCCGGATTATCCCGGCGCGCCGGAAATGCAGCCGGACCACATGTGCGCCCGCGAGCAGATGCGCCAGCGGCTGGAAGAGGCCATGCGCACGTTGCCGGAAAGATACCGGAAGGTCGTGGTCCTTTATTACGGCAATGAGCTCACGATGAAGGAAATCGGGGGCCTGCTCGGCATCAACGAAAGCCGCGTCTCGCAGATCCACAAGTCCGCGCTCGAAAAAATGGCCGCGGCGCTCCAGCAGAACGGAATCACTTCCGCGCATTCGTTCTGA
- the mgtA gene encoding magnesium-translocating P-type ATPase — protein sequence MRAILRSIANRKPAGQKNGKAVVINSRAGLLQGDSRDVLAALQTSPQGLSSEEAAARLEQYGPNTAVRQETTRWWTHLLRAFNNAFILLLLALAAVAALTQDYEAAVIISAMVLVSAVLRFTQEYRSNVAAEKLRELVETTATVTRDGVRREVPVEEIVPGDIVHLSAGDMIPADLRLVTAKDLFVSQAALTGESLPVEKFANGETREAGNLLEDPRLCFMGSNVISGTGTGVAVATGAQTYFGALARQVTGHPVETEFDRGISRISRLLIRFTLIMVPVVFFLNGLTKGDWTQSFFFALSVAVGLTPEMLPMIVTANLARGAVNMSRRKVIVKRLPSIQDFGAMTVLCSDKTGTLTLGRVILERHLDVLGRESEKVLQLAYLNSYYQTGLKSLLDAAVLQHAELEKGLRVATDYRLVDEIPFDFSRRRMSVCVETEKREELLITKGAVEEVMAACRWMEIDRKPQPLDAEARQRALGLVRGLGEEGFRVIAVAFRRFPLGRRHYSQADEAEMTLAGFMAFLDPPKDSAAPALKALRDHGVEVKVVTGDNELVARRVCHEVGLAVDTVLHGHEIDAMSDAELAVAVRHATLFAKVSPLAKARIVRALQASGEVVGFLGDGINDAPALKQADVGISVNTAVDIARESADLILLEKSLLVLEEGIVEGRRTFGNIVKYIRMGTSSNFGNMFSVLGASAWLPFLPMLPLQLLVQNLLYDLSQTGIPFDDVDEDYLKAPRRWEAGAIARFMLFLGPVSSLFDYATFLLMWFVFHANSPEKQSLFQSAWFVEGLLSQTLIVHVIRTRKLPFVESRASFVLMVTTLAVMVAGLVIPFTRLGASLNMRPLPGAYFPWLLLILAAYGGLAQLVKHWYDRRFGYYR from the coding sequence ATGCGTGCCATCCTGCGGAGCATTGCCAACCGGAAGCCGGCTGGACAGAAAAACGGCAAAGCTGTGGTCATCAACTCGCGCGCCGGGCTGCTCCAGGGCGATTCGCGCGACGTGCTGGCCGCGCTCCAGACCTCGCCTCAGGGCCTTTCCTCGGAAGAAGCCGCCGCCCGGCTGGAGCAGTACGGGCCGAACACGGCGGTACGCCAGGAGACCACCCGGTGGTGGACCCACCTGCTGCGGGCTTTCAATAACGCTTTCATCCTCCTGCTGCTGGCGCTCGCCGCTGTCGCAGCTCTGACGCAGGACTACGAGGCGGCGGTGATCATCTCTGCCATGGTGCTGGTCAGCGCCGTGCTCCGCTTCACGCAGGAGTACCGTTCGAACGTGGCAGCCGAGAAACTGCGCGAGCTCGTCGAGACCACCGCCACGGTGACCCGCGACGGCGTCCGGCGCGAGGTGCCGGTGGAAGAAATCGTCCCGGGCGACATCGTGCATCTGTCGGCGGGCGACATGATTCCTGCCGACCTGCGGCTCGTGACGGCCAAGGACCTGTTCGTCAGCCAGGCGGCCCTCACCGGCGAATCGCTGCCGGTGGAGAAGTTCGCCAATGGAGAAACGCGCGAGGCCGGCAACCTGCTGGAGGACCCGCGGCTTTGTTTCATGGGATCGAACGTAATCAGCGGCACCGGCACCGGCGTCGCGGTGGCCACGGGCGCACAGACCTACTTCGGCGCGCTCGCCCGACAGGTGACCGGCCATCCGGTGGAGACGGAATTCGACCGCGGCATCAGCCGCATCAGCCGCCTGCTGATCCGCTTCACGCTGATCATGGTTCCCGTGGTCTTTTTCCTGAACGGGCTCACCAAGGGCGACTGGACGCAATCCTTCTTCTTCGCGCTCTCCGTGGCCGTCGGCCTGACGCCGGAGATGCTGCCGATGATCGTCACGGCAAACCTGGCCCGCGGCGCCGTCAACATGTCGCGCCGGAAAGTGATCGTCAAACGCCTTCCTTCCATTCAGGACTTCGGCGCGATGACCGTGCTGTGCTCGGACAAGACGGGCACGCTGACGCTCGGCCGCGTCATCCTGGAACGGCACCTCGATGTCCTGGGGCGCGAGTCCGAAAAGGTCCTGCAACTGGCCTATCTCAACAGCTACTATCAAACCGGACTCAAGAGCCTGCTGGACGCCGCCGTTCTCCAGCACGCCGAGCTCGAAAAGGGCCTGCGCGTGGCCACCGATTACCGTCTGGTGGACGAAATCCCCTTCGATTTCTCCCGGCGGCGCATGTCGGTCTGCGTGGAGACGGAAAAGCGCGAAGAGCTGCTCATCACCAAGGGTGCCGTGGAAGAGGTGATGGCCGCCTGCCGGTGGATGGAGATTGACCGAAAGCCGCAGCCGCTGGACGCAGAAGCGCGGCAGCGGGCCCTCGGGCTGGTGCGGGGGCTCGGCGAGGAGGGCTTCCGCGTGATTGCCGTCGCCTTCCGGCGGTTTCCGCTTGGCCGCCGGCATTACAGCCAGGCCGACGAGGCCGAAATGACGCTGGCAGGATTCATGGCGTTTCTGGACCCGCCCAAAGACTCCGCCGCCCCGGCACTCAAGGCCCTGCGGGACCACGGGGTCGAAGTCAAGGTGGTGACCGGCGACAACGAGCTCGTGGCAAGGCGTGTCTGCCATGAGGTGGGCCTTGCCGTCGACACGGTGCTCCATGGACACGAAATTGACGCGATGAGCGATGCCGAACTCGCCGTCGCGGTCAGGCATGCAACTCTGTTTGCCAAGGTCTCGCCGCTGGCTAAGGCGCGCATCGTGCGCGCGCTCCAGGCGTCCGGCGAGGTCGTCGGATTTCTCGGCGACGGCATCAATGACGCCCCGGCGCTGAAACAGGCCGACGTGGGAATTTCGGTGAATACGGCAGTCGATATTGCCCGGGAATCGGCCGATCTCATTCTGCTCGAAAAGAGCCTGCTCGTCCTTGAAGAAGGCATCGTGGAGGGCCGGCGGACGTTTGGAAACATCGTCAAATATATCCGGATGGGCACGAGTTCGAACTTCGGCAACATGTTCAGCGTGCTCGGGGCCAGCGCGTGGCTGCCATTCCTGCCCATGCTACCGCTTCAGCTCCTTGTCCAGAACCTGCTTTACGACCTGTCGCAGACCGGTATCCCCTTCGACGATGTGGACGAGGATTACCTGAAGGCTCCGCGCCGCTGGGAAGCGGGTGCCATCGCCCGGTTCATGCTGTTCCTCGGACCGGTGTCTTCCCTTTTTGATTACGCCACATTCCTGCTGATGTGGTTTGTTTTTCATGCCAACTCGCCCGAAAAGCAGTCTCTTTTCCAGTCCGCATGGTTCGTGGAGGGCCTCCTTTCTCAGACACTCATCGTCCATGTCATTCGCACGCGGAAGCTGCCTTTCGTGGAAAGCCGCGCCTCCTTCGTGCTGATGGTCACCACCCTGGCTGTCATGGTGGCGGGTCTCGTCATTCCCTTCACGCGCCTGGGCGCAAGCCTCAACATGCGGCCTCTGCCCGGAGCGTATTTCCCCTGGCTGCTGCTGATTCTGGCGGCCTACGGCGGCCTGGCTCAGCTCGTGAAGCACTGGTACGACCGGCGCTTCGGCTACTACCGCTGA
- a CDS encoding membrane protein encodes MQEDEDIAMLKERVIEAWNGIPVLLVSVVVLIGAIAGLVWTARHAEAVVRGWMLGFWVVVLILDVFAWAGFFTVQPNQGVVLTLFGKYVGTVREPGLRFANPFYAKKPVSLRVRNFETSKMKVNDRDGNPIEIAAVVVWKVVDTAEAIFQVDSYENYVHVQSEAAVRNLATAYPYDAHEEHEVSLRGSTVEVAARLKDEIQERLAVAGVEVLEARISYLAYAPEIAAAMLRRQQAAAVIAARQKIVEGAVGMVEMALEMLARRGVVQLDGEQRAAMVQNLLVVLCGEAAAQPVLNTGTIYQ; translated from the coding sequence ATGCAGGAGGACGAGGATATTGCCATGCTGAAGGAGCGAGTGATTGAGGCCTGGAATGGAATTCCGGTGCTGCTGGTTTCCGTGGTCGTCCTGATCGGCGCCATCGCTGGACTGGTCTGGACGGCGAGGCACGCCGAGGCGGTGGTGCGGGGCTGGATGCTCGGGTTCTGGGTGGTTGTGCTGATCCTGGATGTGTTCGCCTGGGCGGGATTTTTCACGGTGCAGCCGAATCAGGGTGTCGTGCTGACGTTGTTCGGAAAATACGTCGGTACGGTGCGCGAACCCGGGCTGCGATTTGCGAATCCGTTTTACGCGAAGAAGCCGGTCTCGCTGCGGGTGCGCAATTTTGAGACGTCGAAGATGAAGGTGAATGACCGGGACGGCAATCCGATCGAGATCGCGGCGGTTGTCGTCTGGAAGGTAGTGGACACGGCCGAAGCGATCTTCCAGGTGGACAGTTACGAGAACTACGTGCACGTGCAGAGCGAAGCGGCGGTGCGCAACCTGGCCACCGCATATCCGTACGACGCGCATGAGGAGCACGAGGTCTCCCTGCGCGGCAGCACGGTGGAGGTGGCGGCGCGCCTGAAGGACGAGATCCAGGAGCGGCTGGCCGTGGCCGGGGTGGAAGTCCTTGAAGCGCGCATCAGCTACCTGGCCTACGCTCCCGAGATTGCCGCGGCGATGCTCCGGCGGCAGCAGGCGGCGGCGGTGATTGCGGCCCGGCAGAAGATTGTCGAGGGCGCGGTGGGCATGGTGGAGATGGCGCTGGAGATGCTGGCCCGCCGCGGCGTCGTGCAGCTGGATGGCGAGCAGCGCGCGGCGATGGTGCAGAACCTGCTGGTCGTGCTGTGCGGGGAAGCAGCCGCCCAGCCGGTGCTCAACACGGGCACCATCTATCAGTAG